Proteins from a genomic interval of Alosa alosa isolate M-15738 ecotype Scorff River chromosome 8, AALO_Geno_1.1, whole genome shotgun sequence:
- the LOC125298893 gene encoding echinoderm microtubule-associated protein-like 4, with the protein MTDTHMEELVEHAGAMATADSGGARYHGDALLAPDTDFMTDDRSSAASGLDVSERLTYLEQRVQMQEDEIQLLKMALADVLKRLNISEEQQAALTALNKKTPAKATRPASLALPPRPSTASSAAGQVRKSSSTTLPSAASSRNYTPSTTTKRSPIVSVKDSPGTPSKPRSSTTTTSVTCRKMQDRKPGASVAGTRRVTHCKVTMQIYLSRLSKRTGSTEDTTPTSVSSNHAQSPPPKSPPSKVTGACDRTKPPPLPLPLASSRQPPAAFVLPLQRSSCQSVTSISPLDVPAYKSPIKLPSQYFQICY; encoded by the exons atgacagacacacacatggaggagCTGGTGGAGCACGCAGGAGCCATGGCAACCGCGGACTCCGGAGGGGCTCGCTACCACGGCGATGCCTTGCTGGCCCCAGACACCGACTTCATGACAG atgaccGCAGCTCTGCGGCGAGTGGCTTGGACGTGTCAGAGCGCCTGACATACCTGGAGCAGCGAGTGCAGATGCAAGAGGACGAGATCCAGCTGCTGAAGATGGCGCTGGCCGACGTGCTCAAGAGACTCAACATCTCAGAGGAGCAGCAGGCCGCTCTGACCGCACTCAACAAGAAAACACCTGCTAaag CCACCCGTCCAGCCTCCTTGGCCTTGCCTCCAAGACCCTCCACAGCCTCTAGTGCTGCAGGGCAAGTGAGGAAGAGCAGCAGCACCACGCTGCCCTCTGCTGCCAGCTCCAGGAACTACACGCCCTCCACAACCACTAAGAG AAGCCCAATTGTAAGTGTAAAGGATTCTCCAGGAACCCCTAGTAAACCCCGCTCTAGTACAACCACCACTTCAGTCACCTGCAGAAAAATGCAGGATAG GAAACCGGGGGCCAGTGTGGCAG GGACTCGCCGGGTCACCCATTGCAAAG TGACTATGCAGATCTATCTGAGCCGCCTGTCAAAAAGGACTGGGTCAACTGAAGACACCACGCCCACGTCAGTGTCCTCCAATCACGCGCAGTCTCCTCCTCCCAAGAGCCCTCCCTCCAAAGTGACGGGTGCATGTGATAGGACCAAACCgccgccgctgccgctgccgctggcaTCCTCTCGTCAGCCGCCAGCTGCCTTCGTCTTGCCTCTTCAGAGGTCCTCCTGTCAGAGCGTCACCTCCATCTCCCCATTGGACGTCCCTGCTTATAAGAGCCCCATCAAGTTGCCCAGCCAATACTTCCAGATCTGCTACTGA
- the LOC125299186 gene encoding LOW QUALITY PROTEIN: bromo adjacent homology domain-containing 1 protein-like (The sequence of the model RefSeq protein was modified relative to this genomic sequence to represent the inferred CDS: deleted 3 bases in 2 codons) — MTHARQKGSLSRCHSFGRDQTRGWPRGEAMGRAWPERFLKEVGPKKGVGGAKKGQSKEAKEVKGEVDRKHYPLRGRGGTLEDEALSTTVQSTEPRAQAGGKCGKDQSGRACRGKSATKSFNSQPSDSTSTAGQVSSKTTTTTKVHHPGLPPALEPRKRRLASLNAEAVNSLLLEKAEVSPATKVAKKSPPTDPHLEVNVAPLQNLLLRIPPLENLKRAKAQNNNNNNNNNNNKQTKPKPTEKDEIDYCNIFAPTPRRLAGLNAAALLKLTSLSAASKQRVKTDYKSPCTSAGKKVAASTKTLAPVAKEQLKPAGRKAPLAVSPRSGYFSCKKGGFEPSPHWESPVEDPHMAKVGYQSGSVPEYTLKQVKEEQVEAELSPYCCCGPPDTSLDYCCHRLGLFLRQQPAYPEAEEGSFAPVKQECLVPQPPPPSLAHPSIALSAHHPCLCADHCFSSYYVHMAHSRAPPLAALGSRPLTYGPPALCPGPVSGSKLLAPGIAHSSGIPHAPFCTSVRSPCYGEACRVSSYTYRALQPMATRGCSFSTGCSRCRQEIKTEGYSSPRREHSPSLLQVPPALPLSGCPLPQVTTPTAPVPHLLSPLSERRPSEPGMGSVRECPQGSKPSNGALSIRRARLSLKQQAPTTAPSAKQKKVVRRRATNGWRPLGVPVEKEVFVVGEDEPALRQCFEGVQRDGEEIRVRDTVLLRSGPRKKSLPYVAKISALWEDPKTGEVMMSLFWYYRPEHTQGGKDPSMHCENEIFASKHQDVNSVACIEDKCYVLPLAQYCRYCALIKRRTEGVSKGSTGALPCRPANPNPNPPHRRVPPDVDPDLVYLCRHVYDFRYGRILKNLQ; from the exons ATGACCCACGCCAGACAGAAGGGTTCCCTGAGCCGGTGCCACAGTTTCGGGCGAGACCAAACCAGAGGTTGGCCGCGTGGTGAGGCCATGGGCCGGGCCTGGCCCGAACGCTTCCTGAAAGAGGTGGGACCTAAGAAGGGTGTGGGCGGGGCCAAGAAGGGCCAATCAAAGGAGGCGAAAGAGGTAAAGGGGGAAGTGGACAGAAAGCACTACCCTCTGAGAGGACGTGGAGGTACCCTGGAGGATGAGGCGCTCAGCACCACCGTACAAAGCACGGAGCCACGAGCTCAGGCCGGCGGAAAGTGTGGGAAGGACCAGAGCGGGAGAGCGTGTAGGGGGAAGTCCGCAACAAAGAGCTTCAACAGCCAGCCTTCAGATAGCACAAGCACAGCAGGTCAGGTGTCATCTAaaaccacaaccacaacaaaaGTGCACCACCCGGGGCTTCCCCCAGCACTGGAGCCCCGCAAGCGCAGGTTAGCTTCCCTCAACGCCGAGGCCGTCAACAGCCTGCTGCTAGAGAAGGCAGAGGTGTCCCCAGCCACCAAAGTCGCCAAGAAGAGCCCACC GACGGACCCGCACCTGGAGGTGAATGTAGCCCCTCTACAGAACCTGCTGCTCAGGATTCCGCCTCTGGAAAACCTCAAACGTGCCAAAgcccaaaacaacaacaacaacaacaacaacaacaacaacaaacaaacaaagcccAAGCCAACAGAAAAGGATGAGATCGACTACTGTAACATTTTTGCTCCCACTCCCCGGCGCCTGGCGGGGCTCAACGCTGCTGCCTTGCTGAAGCTAACCAGCTTGTCCGCAGCTAGCAAGCAGCGTGTGAAAACGGACTACAAGAGCCCATGCACTTCAGCGGGAAAGAAGGTGGCTGCTAGCACAAAGACACTTGCACCAGTAGCCAAGGAGCAGCTGAAACCAGCTGGACGGAAAGCGCCTTTGGCTGTATCGCCGCGGTCTGGCTACTTCTCCTGCAAGAAGGGAGGCTTTGAGCCCAGTCCGCACTGGGAGAGCCCTGTGGAAGACCCCCACATGGCTAAAGTGGGGTATCAGTCGGGTAGCGTGCCCGAGTACACGCTGAAGCAGGTCAAGGAGGAGCAGGTGGAGGCAGAGCTTAGCCCCTACTGCTGCTGCGGCCCCCCCGACACGTCGCTGGACTACTGCTGCCACCGGCTGGGCCTTTTCCTCAGGCAGCAGCCTGCCTACCCCGAGGCTGAGGAAGGATCCTTTGCACCAGTCAAACAGGAATGTCTGGTGCCACAGCCACCGCCACCCTCGTTAGCGCACCCGTCGATAGCGCTAAGCGCCCACCACCCCTGCCTCTGTGCGGACCACTGTTTCTCCAGCTACTACGTCCACATGGCACACTCGAGGGCGCCGCCATTAGCAGCCTTAGGGTCACGACCTTTGACCTATGGCCCCCCTGCACTCTGCCCTGGACCTGTCTCTGGCTCTAAGCTGCTAGCGCCCGGCATTGCCCACTCCTCAGGAATCCCTCATGCGCCATTCTGCACCTCGGTGAGGTCGCCATGCTACGGCGAAGCCTGCAGGGTCTCCTCGTACACCTACAGAGCGCTGCAGCCCATGGCCACCAGGGGGTGCTCTTTCAGCACAGGCTGCTCAAGGTGTAGACAGGAAATCAAAACAG AAGGATACTCCTCACCACGACGAGAGCACAGTCCCTCTCTACTGCAGGTGCCCCCTGCACTGCCTCTCTCGGGCTGCCCGTTGCCCCAGGTTACTACCCCGACTGCCCCCGTTCCCCACCTCCTGTCGCCCTTGTCTGAGCGGAGACCGAGTGAGCCGGGCATGGGGTCAGTCCGCGAGTGCCCCCAGGGCAGCAAGCCGTCTAACGGGGCGCTGTCTATCCGGCGCGCCAGGCTCTCCCTTAAGCAGCAGGCGCCCACGACCGCGCCCAGTGCCAAGCAGAAGAAAGTGGTCCGCCGACGCGCCACCAACGGCTGGCGGCCCCTCGGAGTGCCCGTCGAGAAGGAGGTCTTTGTAGTG GGTGAGGATGAGCCTGCGCTGAGGCAGTGTTTTGAGGGCGTTCAGCGTGACGGGGAGGAGATCCGCGTGCGAGACACTGTGCTGCTGCGCTCCGGGCCCAGGAAGAAGTCCCTGCCGTACGTCGCCAAGATCTCAGCGCTCTGGGAGGACCCAAAAACAG GCGAGGTGATGATGAGCCTGTTCTGGTACTACCGACCTGAACACACCCAGGGGGGTAAGGATCCCAGCATGCACTGTGAG aatGAGATATTTGCTTCCAAACATCAAGATGTCAACAGTGTAGCCTGCATCGAAGACAAATGTTACGTCCTGCCCCTAGCCCAGTACTGTAG ATATTGTGCCTTGATAAAGCGGCGAACAGAGGGAGTGTCCAAGGGC TCCACTGGTGCCTTGCCCTGTCGACCcgccaaccccaaccccaaccccccacaccGCCGAGTGCCCCCGGACGTCGACCCCGACCTGGTGTACCTTTGCCGTCACGTTTATGACTTTCGCTATGGACGCATCCTGAAGAACCTGCAGTAA